A window of Streptomyces gilvosporeus contains these coding sequences:
- the ftsE gene encoding cell division ATP-binding protein FtsE, translating into MIRFDNVSKTYPKQNRPALRDVSLEIERGEFVFLVGSSGSGKSTFLRLLLREERASHGAVHVLGKDLAKLSNWKVPQMRRQVGTVFQDFRLLPNKTVGQNVAFALEVIGKPRGQIRKTVPEVLELVGLGGKEDRMPGELSGGEQQRVAIARAFVNRPMLLIADEPTGNLDPQTSVGIMKLLDRINRTGTTVVMATHDQQIVDQMRKRVMELEKGRLVRDQSRGVYGYQH; encoded by the coding sequence GTGATCCGATTCGACAACGTCTCCAAGACCTACCCGAAGCAGAACCGCCCCGCCCTCAGGGACGTCTCCCTGGAGATCGAACGCGGCGAGTTCGTCTTCCTGGTGGGTTCCTCGGGCTCCGGTAAGTCCACCTTCCTGCGGCTGCTCCTGCGGGAGGAGCGCGCCAGTCATGGCGCCGTGCACGTACTGGGCAAGGACCTCGCGAAGCTGTCCAACTGGAAGGTCCCGCAGATGCGGCGCCAGGTCGGCACCGTCTTCCAGGACTTCCGGCTGCTCCCCAACAAGACGGTGGGGCAGAATGTCGCCTTCGCCCTCGAGGTCATCGGCAAACCGCGCGGACAGATCCGCAAGACGGTCCCCGAGGTGCTCGAACTCGTCGGCCTCGGTGGCAAAGAGGACCGTATGCCCGGCGAACTCTCCGGTGGTGAGCAGCAGCGCGTCGCGATCGCGCGGGCTTTCGTCAACCGCCCGATGCTGCTCATCGCGGACGAGCCCACCGGTAACCTCGACCCGCAGACCTCGGTCGGCATCATGAAGCTGTTGGACCGGATCAACCGGACCGGTACGACCGTGGTCATGGCCACCCACGACCAGCAGATCGTCGACCAGATGCGCAAGCGCGTCATGGAACTCGAAAAGGGCCGGCTCGTCCGCGACCAGTCGCGGGGCGTGTACGGCTACCAGCACTAA
- a CDS encoding serine/threonine-protein kinase yields MRPVGSKYLLEEPLGRGATGTVWRARQREAAGAEAAVAGEPGETVAIKVLKEELANDADVVMRFLRERSVLLRLTHPNIVRTRDLVVEGDLLALVMDLVDGPDLHRYLRDNGPFSPMAAALLTAQIADALAASHADGVVHRDLKPANVLLAGSDGSGEMHPMLTDFGIARLADSPGLTRTQEFVGTPAYVAPESAEGRPQTSAVDIYGAGILLYELVTGRPPFAGATALEVLHRHLSEEPRRPGSVPEPLWTVIERCLRKRPEERPSAENLARALRTVADGVGVHATAAQAEAALGVAALLVPDPAPATVPGTGIGGAPGTGDADPTQVLPSNAGSYDPAAATSVLPSTGAPGGPGYGQGGADPTRAMPPMPPGPPQEPEGPHPWESQLRAARDRNEQTQVQYLDPNEDPLRRRPQRRPAPQQPPYRQQQPYAQQQRPAPQRRQEPPPQRYERPPAPEPPPRREPRQRSANPMKIPGLGCLKGCLFVVIILFVASWLIWELTPLQEWIGTTKGFFAQIGDIFTSVKHFIDGLSSSKP; encoded by the coding sequence GTGCGGCCGGTAGGCAGCAAGTACCTGCTCGAGGAGCCGCTGGGACGCGGCGCCACGGGCACCGTCTGGCGTGCCCGCCAGCGGGAGGCGGCGGGCGCGGAGGCCGCCGTGGCCGGTGAGCCCGGCGAGACCGTCGCGATCAAGGTCCTCAAGGAGGAGCTGGCGAACGACGCGGACGTGGTGATGCGCTTCCTGCGCGAACGCTCCGTCCTGCTGCGGCTCACCCACCCCAACATCGTCCGCACCCGCGACCTGGTCGTGGAGGGCGATCTGCTCGCCCTGGTGATGGACCTGGTCGACGGCCCCGACCTGCACCGCTATCTGCGCGACAACGGCCCCTTCAGCCCGATGGCCGCCGCCCTGCTCACCGCGCAGATCGCCGACGCCCTGGCGGCCAGCCACGCCGACGGCGTCGTCCACCGGGACCTCAAGCCCGCCAACGTCCTGCTCGCCGGCTCCGACGGCAGCGGCGAGATGCACCCGATGCTGACCGACTTCGGCATCGCCCGCCTCGCCGACTCCCCGGGCCTGACCCGCACCCAAGAATTCGTCGGCACCCCCGCCTATGTGGCGCCGGAGTCCGCCGAGGGCCGCCCGCAGACCTCCGCGGTGGACATCTACGGCGCCGGCATCCTGCTGTACGAGCTGGTCACCGGCCGCCCGCCGTTCGCCGGCGCGACCGCCCTGGAGGTGCTGCACCGCCACCTGAGCGAGGAGCCGCGCCGCCCCGGTTCGGTGCCCGAGCCCCTGTGGACGGTGATAGAGCGCTGTCTGCGCAAGCGCCCGGAGGAGCGCCCGAGCGCCGAGAACCTCGCCCGGGCGCTGCGCACCGTCGCGGACGGTGTCGGGGTGCACGCCACCGCCGCCCAGGCCGAGGCCGCCCTCGGCGTCGCCGCGCTGCTCGTCCCGGACCCGGCGCCCGCCACGGTCCCCGGGACGGGCATCGGCGGCGCGCCCGGCACCGGCGATGCCGACCCCACCCAGGTCCTGCCCTCCAACGCCGGCTCGTACGACCCGGCGGCGGCCACCAGCGTGCTGCCCTCCACCGGGGCGCCGGGCGGCCCGGGCTACGGCCAGGGGGGCGCCGACCCGACGCGTGCGATGCCCCCGATGCCGCCGGGCCCGCCCCAGGAGCCGGAGGGCCCCCATCCCTGGGAGTCCCAGCTGCGCGCCGCCCGCGACCGCAACGAACAGACCCAGGTGCAGTACCTGGACCCCAACGAGGACCCGCTGCGCCGCCGCCCCCAGCGCCGCCCCGCGCCGCAGCAGCCCCCGTACCGTCAGCAGCAGCCGTACGCCCAGCAGCAGCGCCCGGCCCCGCAGCGCCGCCAGGAGCCCCCGCCGCAGCGCTACGAGCGTCCGCCCGCGCCGGAGCCGCCGCCCCGCCGCGAGCCGCGGCAGCGCAGCGCCAACCCGATGAAGATCCCGGGCCTGGGCTGCCTCAAGGGCTGCCTGTTCGTCGTGATCATCCTGTTCGTGGCGAGCTGGCTGATCTGGGAGCTGACCCCCCTCCAGGAGTGGATCGGCACCACCAAGGGCTTCTTCGCCCAGATAGGGGACATCTTCACCAGCGTGAAGCACTTCATCGACGGGCTCAGCAGCAGCAAGCCGTGA
- a CDS encoding serine/threonine-protein kinase, translated as MGRKIGSRYTAHQILGRGSAGTVWLGEGPEGAVAIKLLREDLASDQELVGRFVQERTALLSLEHPHVVGVRDLVVDGNDLALVMDLVRGTDLRTRLERERRLAPEAAVAIVADVADGLAAAHSARIVHRDVKPENVLLDMQGPLGPGGAHPALLTDFGIARLVDSPRHTRATKVIGTPDYLAPEIIEGLPPRASVDVYALATVLYELLAGFTPFGGGHPGAVLRRHVTESVAPLPGIPDELWQLLLQCLAKAPASRLRAPELAARLREMLPSLAGIPPLDIDEPDGDAPEDAPEGAAAPGSRDYPPAVQADDTPPRGAIPLVQGAKPDSNRDTHTSMRVPGPDELAGGAHGTARTPRAAGERRAGSARHRSAAEAMRRRRIKLGTVGAALLVAVGLGCWLTAGDGDPDDARPGIHRTQAP; from the coding sequence TTGGGACGGAAGATCGGCAGTCGGTACACCGCGCACCAGATCCTGGGGCGCGGCAGTGCCGGGACCGTATGGCTGGGCGAGGGTCCCGAAGGGGCCGTGGCCATCAAGCTGTTGCGCGAGGACCTCGCCTCCGACCAGGAGCTCGTCGGCCGCTTCGTACAGGAGCGGACGGCGCTGCTGAGCCTGGAGCACCCGCATGTCGTCGGCGTCCGCGACCTCGTCGTCGACGGCAACGACCTGGCGCTGGTCATGGACCTCGTACGGGGCACGGACCTGCGCACCCGTCTGGAGCGCGAGCGCCGGCTGGCCCCGGAGGCCGCCGTCGCCATCGTCGCCGACGTCGCCGACGGGCTCGCCGCCGCGCACTCCGCGCGCATCGTGCACCGCGACGTCAAGCCCGAGAACGTCCTGCTGGACATGCAGGGCCCGCTCGGCCCCGGTGGCGCGCACCCCGCGCTGCTCACCGACTTCGGCATCGCCCGCCTGGTGGACTCGCCGCGCCACACCCGCGCCACCAAGGTCATCGGCACCCCCGACTACCTCGCCCCCGAGATCATCGAGGGCCTCCCGCCGCGCGCCTCCGTGGACGTCTACGCCCTGGCGACCGTCCTGTACGAGCTGCTCGCCGGCTTCACCCCCTTCGGCGGCGGCCACCCCGGAGCCGTCCTGCGGCGCCATGTCACCGAGAGCGTGGCCCCGCTGCCGGGCATCCCCGACGAGCTGTGGCAGCTGCTGCTCCAGTGCCTGGCCAAGGCGCCCGCCTCCCGGCTGCGCGCGCCCGAGCTCGCCGCCCGGCTGCGCGAAATGCTGCCCTCCCTGGCCGGCATCCCGCCCCTGGACATCGACGAGCCCGACGGCGACGCGCCCGAGGACGCCCCGGAGGGCGCCGCCGCCCCCGGGTCCCGCGACTACCCGCCCGCCGTCCAGGCGGACGACACCCCGCCGCGCGGCGCCATCCCCCTGGTCCAGGGCGCGAAGCCGGACTCCAACCGGGATACGCACACCAGCATGCGGGTCCCCGGGCCGGACGAACTCGCGGGCGGTGCGCACGGCACCGCGCGCACGCCCAGGGCCGCCGGAGAGCGACGGGCGGGCTCGGCCCGGCACCGCTCCGCCGCGGAGGCGATGCGCCGCCGCCGGATCAAGCTCGGCACGGTCGGCGCCGCGCTCCTCGTCGCGGTCGGGCTCGGCTGCTGGCTGACCGCCGGCGACGGCGACCCGGACGACGCCCGGCCCGGCATCCACCGCACACAGGCCCCGTGA
- the prfB gene encoding peptide chain release factor 2: protein MAVVDVSEELKSLSSTMGSIEAVLDLDKMRADIAVLEEQAAAPSLWDDVENAQKITSRLSYLQGQLRKAEELRGRVDDLEVLFELAEAEGDEDARSEAETELESVRKAVDELEVRTLLSGEYDAREALVNIRAEAGGVDAADFAEKLQRMYLRWAERHGYKTELYETSYAEEAGIKSTTFAVQVPYAYGTLSVEQGTHRLVRISPFDNQGRRQTSFAGVEVLPVVEQTDHIEIDESELRVDVYRSSGPGGQGVNTTDSAVRLTHIPTGIVVSCQNERSQIQNKATAMNVLQAKLLERRRQEEQAKMDALKGDGGNSWGNQMRSYVLHPYQMVKDLRTEFEVGNPTAVLDGDIDGFLEAGIRWRKQQEK from the coding sequence GTGGCAGTCGTCGATGTATCCGAAGAGCTGAAGTCCCTCTCCTCGACCATGGGGTCGATCGAGGCCGTCCTGGACCTCGACAAGATGAGGGCCGATATCGCCGTGCTCGAGGAGCAGGCCGCGGCGCCGTCCCTGTGGGACGACGTGGAGAACGCCCAGAAGATCACCAGCCGGCTGTCCTACCTCCAGGGCCAGCTGCGCAAGGCCGAGGAGCTGCGCGGCCGGGTCGACGACCTCGAGGTGCTCTTCGAGCTCGCCGAGGCCGAGGGCGACGAGGACGCCCGCAGCGAGGCCGAGACGGAGCTCGAATCCGTCCGCAAGGCGGTGGACGAGCTCGAGGTCCGCACGCTGCTGTCGGGCGAGTACGACGCCCGTGAGGCGCTGGTCAACATCCGCGCCGAGGCCGGTGGCGTGGACGCCGCCGACTTCGCCGAGAAGCTCCAGCGGATGTATCTGCGCTGGGCCGAGCGCCACGGCTACAAGACCGAGCTGTACGAGACCTCGTACGCCGAAGAGGCCGGCATCAAGTCGACGACCTTCGCCGTCCAGGTCCCCTATGCCTACGGCACCCTCTCCGTCGAGCAGGGCACCCACCGCCTGGTGCGGATCTCGCCGTTCGACAACCAGGGCCGCCGCCAGACCTCGTTCGCCGGTGTCGAGGTGCTGCCCGTCGTCGAGCAGACCGACCACATCGAGATCGACGAGTCCGAGCTGCGCGTGGACGTCTACCGCTCCTCGGGCCCCGGCGGCCAGGGCGTCAACACCACCGACTCCGCGGTCCGGCTGACGCACATCCCCACCGGCATCGTCGTCTCCTGCCAGAACGAGCGCTCGCAGATCCAGAACAAGGCGACCGCCATGAACGTCCTCCAGGCCAAGCTCCTCGAGCGCCGTCGCCAGGAGGAGCAGGCCAAGATGGACGCGCTCAAGGGTGACGGCGGCAACTCCTGGGGCAACCAGATGCGTTCGTACGTCCTGCACCCGTACCAGATGGTCAAGGACCTGCGCACCGAGTTCGAGGTCGGCAACCCCACCGCGGTGCTGGACGGCGACATCGACGGCTTCCTGGAGGCCGGGATCCGCTGGCGCAAGCAGCAGGAGAAGTAG
- a CDS encoding S41 family peptidase, whose product MSGPCSYDRPRRIRRGAALTLIFATVLATGVATGTWGERAEGAVEATAPRPAAAVAAPKSRTADRAAVERAAAQAMADGKSGSQAAADVVSRSGDRWSTIYTPGEFKDFQQQLDGAYVGVGLWVRQADGGRIQVSRVAPGSPAARAGIAIGDRLRAVDGRATRGRPVTEIVSWLRGVARHPAEGVGTPVELALAHGSHRWTVTLHRILLRTQNVTVDRLVGRHGPTRIRVAAFTQGTGEAVRRAVRQAAPRSGLLLDLRGNTGGLVTESVAAASAFLDGGLVATYDVRGSQRALYAEPGGNTRIPLVVLVDGGTMSAGELLAGALQDRGRAIVVGSPTFGKGSVQMPSRLADGSVAELTVGHYRTPAGRSVDGRGITPDLLAGRDAEKRARTVLSGLGTGS is encoded by the coding sequence ATGTCGGGCCCGTGTTCCTACGACCGGCCCCGCCGCATTCGCCGCGGGGCGGCCCTGACGTTGATCTTCGCCACCGTCCTCGCCACCGGTGTGGCGACCGGCACTTGGGGCGAACGGGCCGAGGGGGCCGTCGAGGCGACGGCCCCCCGCCCGGCCGCCGCCGTGGCCGCCCCCAAGAGCCGCACCGCCGACCGCGCGGCCGTCGAACGCGCCGCGGCCCAGGCCATGGCGGACGGGAAATCCGGCTCCCAGGCCGCCGCCGACGTCGTCAGCCGCAGCGGCGACCGCTGGTCGACGATCTACACCCCCGGCGAGTTCAAGGACTTCCAGCAGCAGTTGGACGGCGCGTACGTCGGCGTCGGCTTGTGGGTACGGCAGGCCGACGGCGGCCGCATCCAGGTGTCGCGGGTGGCGCCCGGCAGTCCCGCCGCACGGGCCGGTATCGCCATCGGCGACCGGTTGCGCGCCGTCGACGGCCGCGCCACCCGGGGCAGACCGGTCACCGAGATCGTCTCCTGGCTGCGCGGCGTCGCCCGCCACCCCGCCGAGGGCGTCGGCACCCCGGTGGAGCTCGCCCTCGCGCACGGCTCCCACCGGTGGACCGTGACCCTGCACCGCATCCTGCTGAGAACCCAGAACGTCACCGTCGACCGGCTCGTCGGCCGCCACGGCCCCACCCGCATCAGGGTCGCCGCGTTCACCCAGGGCACCGGCGAAGCCGTCCGCCGGGCGGTGCGCCAGGCCGCACCGCGCTCGGGCCTGCTGCTCGATCTGCGGGGCAATACCGGCGGCCTGGTCACCGAGTCCGTCGCCGCGGCCTCCGCCTTCCTGGACGGCGGCCTGGTCGCCACCTACGACGTCCGCGGCAGCCAGCGCGCCCTGTACGCCGAGCCGGGCGGCAACACCCGCATCCCCCTCGTCGTCCTCGTCGACGGCGGCACGATGAGCGCCGGCGAACTGCTCGCCGGTGCCCTCCAGGACCGCGGCCGGGCGATCGTCGTCGGCTCCCCGACCTTCGGCAAGGGCTCGGTCCAGATGCCCAGCCGTCTGGCCGACGGCTCGGTCGCCGAGCTCACCGTCGGCCACTACCGCACCCCCGCCGGCCGGTCCGTCGACGGCCGGGGCATCACCCCCGACCTCCTTGCCGGGCGGGATGCGGAAAAGCGGGCCCGCACAGTATTGAGTGGCCTCGGCACCGGCTCGTAG
- the ftsX gene encoding permease-like cell division protein FtsX produces the protein MRAQFVLSEIGVGLRRNLTMTFAVIVSVALSLGLFGASLLMRDQVSTMKGYWYDKVNVSIFFCNKNDADTGANCAKGAATEQQKNDILAELHRLPIVQTVQHETSDQAYKHYKEQFGDTPVAGLVTPDQLPESFRVKLKDPTKYDVIKSAFSERPGVQEVQDQRDTVEPLFNLLNGMNIAALCVMGLMLIVALMLIVNTVRVSAFSRRRETGIMRLVGASSFYIQMPFILEAAIAGLLGAAFACVLIVGGKAILINNWLAQKIQVINFIGWDSVAQVLPLVLLIGLLMPALAAFFALRKYLKV, from the coding sequence ATGCGCGCCCAGTTCGTCCTGTCGGAGATCGGCGTCGGTCTCCGCCGAAACCTCACGATGACCTTCGCCGTCATCGTCTCCGTAGCCCTCTCCCTGGGCCTGTTCGGCGCCTCGCTGCTGATGCGCGACCAGGTCAGCACCATGAAGGGCTACTGGTACGACAAGGTCAACGTCTCCATCTTCTTCTGCAACAAGAACGACGCCGACACCGGTGCCAACTGCGCCAAGGGTGCGGCCACCGAGCAGCAGAAGAACGACATCCTGGCCGAGCTGCACCGTCTGCCGATCGTCCAGACCGTGCAGCACGAGACCAGCGACCAGGCGTACAAGCACTACAAGGAGCAGTTCGGCGACACGCCCGTGGCCGGTCTGGTGACCCCCGACCAGCTGCCGGAGTCCTTCCGGGTCAAGCTCAAGGACCCCACGAAGTACGACGTGATCAAGTCGGCGTTCTCCGAGCGGCCCGGCGTCCAGGAGGTGCAGGACCAACGGGACACCGTTGAGCCGCTGTTCAACCTCCTGAACGGCATGAACATCGCCGCGCTGTGCGTGATGGGGCTGATGCTGATCGTTGCCCTGATGCTGATCGTCAACACCGTCCGGGTGTCGGCGTTCAGCAGGCGGCGCGAAACCGGGATCATGCGCCTGGTGGGCGCGTCCAGCTTCTACATCCAGATGCCGTTCATCCTGGAGGCCGCCATCGCGGGCCTGCTGGGCGCCGCCTTCGCCTGTGTGCTGATCGTGGGCGGCAAGGCCATCCTCATCAACAACTGGCTGGCTCAGAAGATCCAGGTGATCAACTTCATCGGCTGGGACTCGGTGGCCCAGGTGCTGCCGCTGGTCCTGCTGATCGGCCTGCTGATGCCGGCCCTCGCCGCGTTCTTCGCCTTGCGCAAGTACCTCAAGGTGTGA
- a CDS encoding LPXTG cell wall anchor domain-containing protein, which yields MTKKTRLRVARIAAGAVIAAGASLTAAGAASAAEVGQKQSAGDNCSPLDPLHLFCDESSGGASTGGDSSGGDNGGDNGGDSNGGTIGGVIGGGDNGGDSTDGGTTNGGTTTNGGTTNGGTTDGGTTTNGGTTDGGTTTNGGTDGGHSTGGGNNGGTDGGHSNGGSSNGGSTGGHSTGGGNGGSTGGHTSGGGSNGGSTTGGGSATGGSTTGGDSTGTGTDNQGSGPVEQPGKGKEGMSDTPGQAKQQPKGGELAETGSSGTTFLLIGAATMIAGGVGFRILPRLINKNGGGAAAA from the coding sequence ATGACGAAGAAGACGCGGCTGCGCGTAGCGCGCATTGCAGCCGGTGCGGTGATCGCGGCGGGTGCGTCGCTCACCGCCGCCGGTGCCGCCTCTGCGGCCGAGGTCGGCCAGAAGCAGAGCGCCGGCGACAACTGCAGCCCGCTTGACCCGCTGCACCTGTTCTGCGACGAGAGCAGCGGTGGCGCCTCCACCGGCGGTGACTCCTCCGGCGGCGACAACGGTGGCGACAACGGCGGCGACTCCAACGGTGGCACGATCGGCGGTGTGATCGGCGGCGGCGACAACGGCGGCGACAGCACCGACGGTGGCACCACCAACGGCGGTACCACCACCAACGGCGGCACCACCAACGGTGGCACCACGGACGGTGGCACCACCACCAACGGCGGTACCACGGACGGCGGTACCACCACCAACGGCGGCACCGACGGCGGTCACAGCACCGGTGGCGGCAACAACGGCGGCACCGACGGCGGTCACAGCAACGGTGGCAGCAGCAACGGCGGCAGCACCGGCGGTCACAGCACCGGTGGCGGCAACGGTGGCAGCACCGGCGGTCACACCAGCGGTGGCGGCAGCAACGGCGGCAGCACCACCGGCGGCGGCAGCGCCACGGGCGGTAGCACCACCGGTGGCGACAGCACCGGCACCGGCACCGACAACCAGGGCTCCGGCCCCGTCGAGCAGCCGGGCAAGGGCAAGGAGGGCATGTCCGACACTCCTGGCCAGGCCAAGCAGCAGCCGAAGGGCGGGGAGCTGGCCGAGACCGGTTCCTCCGGCACCACCTTCCTGCTGATCGGTGCGGCGACCATGATCGCGGGCGGTGTGGGCTTCCGCATCCTGCCCCGTCTGATCAACAAGAACGGTGGCGGCGCGGCCGCGGCCTGA